Proteins co-encoded in one uncultured Bacteroides sp. genomic window:
- a CDS encoding DUF4923 family protein codes for MKRNSILIAALLGMLIFSGSMKAQSLGDVLNSKTVNDAVNKVSGAATVTKPQSIVGVWKYKGAACAFESDNVVTKMGSKVVTDKIEQELDSYCKQAGFNPASSNFIFTAKGTFVNTVGTQKFTGSYTYNKANGALVLNYQQLTVSINGNVSAQNGTTSLLFDANKMMKLISSMSSSTSAEETVKSISAMLNECKGVKVGFKIGK; via the coding sequence ATGAAAAGAAACAGTATTCTGATAGCAGCCTTATTGGGTATGCTAATCTTTTCGGGCTCAATGAAAGCCCAGTCTTTAGGAGACGTATTAAACAGTAAAACAGTTAATGACGCCGTAAACAAAGTAAGTGGTGCTGCCACAGTTACAAAACCTCAAAGCATAGTAGGTGTCTGGAAATACAAAGGAGCTGCCTGTGCTTTTGAAAGTGACAACGTGGTAACTAAAATGGGATCAAAGGTGGTAACTGACAAGATTGAACAGGAACTGGACAGCTACTGCAAGCAAGCAGGTTTCAATCCGGCTTCAAGCAACTTTATCTTCACTGCCAAAGGAACCTTTGTAAACACAGTGGGAACTCAGAAATTTACCGGAAGCTATACATACAACAAAGCGAATGGTGCATTGGTGTTGAACTACCAGCAATTAACTGTGAGCATTAACGGAAACGTAAGTGCTCAGAACGGCACAACCTCTCTTCTTTTTGATGCAAACAAAATGATGAAACTGATTTCTTCAATGAGCTCTAGCACTAGTGCAGAGGAAACTGTAAAGTCTATTTCTGCCATGCTCAACGAATGCAAAGGGGTAAAAGTTGGATTTAAAATTGGCAAATAG
- a CDS encoding DUF4923 family protein, with translation MKRNSILIACLLLVISGSMKAQNISIGDILNSKTLSGIADAVTGTSTTSVDITGTWKYKGTSCALKSEDVVKKIGAAVATSALEKKMNTQCAKVGIKAGACNFTFNTDGSFITTVGKKSYSGTYTFDKSTGSMVLSYLQLMNLNATVATSGSDISLLFEASKLMKLLSYLSKTSTKSSIKTISSILNQYDGVKIGFKLEK, from the coding sequence ATGAAACGGAATAGTATTCTGATAGCTTGCTTGTTGCTGGTCATTTCGGGATCCATGAAAGCCCAGAATATTTCTATAGGCGATATTTTGAATAGCAAAACCCTCAGCGGAATTGCCGATGCAGTGACGGGAACCTCAACTACATCTGTTGATATTACCGGTACATGGAAGTATAAAGGAACGTCATGTGCTCTGAAGAGTGAGGATGTAGTGAAGAAGATTGGTGCAGCCGTAGCTACTTCTGCCTTGGAAAAGAAGATGAATACACAGTGCGCCAAAGTGGGTATAAAGGCAGGTGCATGTAACTTTACCTTTAACACCGACGGATCGTTCATCACTACCGTAGGCAAAAAGAGTTATTCCGGCACTTATACCTTTGACAAAAGCACTGGTTCAATGGTTTTAAGTTATCTTCAGTTGATGAATCTGAATGCAACCGTAGCTACAAGTGGAAGTGACATTTCCCTTCTTTTTGAAGCCAGTAAGCTAATGAAACTACTTTCTTACCTGAGCAAAACCAGCACAAAAAGCAGTATAAAAACAATCTCGTCCATCCTTAATCAGTACGATGGCGTAAAGATTGGATTTAAACTAGAAAAGTAA
- a CDS encoding nitroreductase family protein, translating into MNDFLELVKSRQSDRAYDTTRDVEPEKLERILEAARLAPSACNAQPWRFVVVTDKELSKKVGKAASGMGMNKFAKDAPVHILVVEESANITSLLGGKVKNKHFPLVDLGIATAHITLAAESEGLGSCILGWFDEKEIKSLVGIPSNKRLILDITIGYSIKPKRGKIRKEKGKVISYNKY; encoded by the coding sequence ATGAATGATTTTCTGGAGTTGGTCAAATCCCGTCAGAGCGATCGGGCTTATGACACTACGCGTGATGTGGAACCGGAAAAACTGGAACGCATACTCGAAGCTGCTCGCCTGGCTCCTTCGGCCTGTAATGCACAGCCCTGGAGATTCGTGGTGGTAACAGACAAAGAACTTTCAAAGAAAGTGGGGAAAGCTGCTTCAGGAATGGGAATGAATAAGTTTGCCAAGGATGCTCCTGTGCATATTCTGGTAGTGGAAGAGTCGGCAAATATCACTTCTCTGTTGGGAGGTAAAGTGAAGAACAAGCATTTTCCGCTCGTTGATCTGGGAATTGCTACGGCTCATATAACTCTGGCCGCCGAAAGTGAAGGATTGGGTTCCTGCATTCTGGGCTGGTTTGATGAGAAAGAGATTAAATCGTTAGTGGGTATTCCCTCTAATAAACGATTAATTCTCGATATAACCATTGGTTATTCTATTAAACCTAAAAGGGGGAAAATACGAAAAGAAAAAGGCAAAGTGATCTCTTATAATAAGTACTAA
- a CDS encoding riboflavin synthase: MFSGIIEEYAEVVAVVKDRENLHITMKCSFVNELKIDQSVSHNGVCLTVVSKTDDTYTVTAMKETIDRSNIGLFKAGDKVNVERSMMMNGRLDGHIVQGHVDQTATCVAVEDADGSWTYTFKYAFDKEMAKRGYITVDKGSVTVNGVSLTVCNPTEDTFQVNIIPYTYEYTNFHTFKVGTIVNLEFDIIGKYISRMIQYK, encoded by the coding sequence ATGTTTTCAGGAATCATTGAAGAATATGCTGAAGTAGTGGCTGTGGTTAAAGACCGCGAAAACCTACACATTACCATGAAGTGCTCGTTCGTTAACGAACTTAAGATAGATCAGAGCGTGTCTCACAACGGTGTTTGTCTTACGGTAGTGAGCAAAACGGACGACACATATACTGTAACTGCCATGAAGGAAACCATAGATCGTTCCAATATTGGTTTGTTTAAAGCAGGCGATAAGGTGAACGTGGAAAGAAGTATGATGATGAATGGCCGTCTGGACGGACATATTGTTCAGGGACATGTGGATCAGACTGCAACTTGTGTGGCTGTTGAAGATGCCGACGGAAGCTGGACGTACACTTTTAAGTATGCTTTTGATAAGGAAATGGCAAAGCGTGGATACATTACAGTAGATAAAGGTTCGGTTACGGTGAATGGTGTGAGCCTCACGGTTTGTAATCCTACAGAAGATACTTTCCAGGTGAATATCATTCCTTATACTTACGAATATACAAACTTTCATACTTTTAAGGTTGGCACCATTGTTAATCTGGAGTTTGATATTATCGGCAAGTATATCAGCCGGATGATTCAATATAAGTAA
- a CDS encoding DNA-deoxyinosine glycosylase, with product MFCILKCLILQNGEYGNGYDINEMINCFSPIIDKDTTRVVVGTMPSVDSLRFSEYYGNPRNQFWKILFSVFEGSRVPLNYEDKVATARCHGIGLWDILASCKRQGSLDSNIKEESFNDFPALLKEYPNVRMLIFNGQNSYKYFLKAYGQLPGIEYRVMPSTSPANAMKNFETKRKEWEDAMCFVYKK from the coding sequence ATGTTTTGTATTCTCAAATGTTTAATATTGCAAAATGGTGAGTACGGAAATGGGTATGATATTAATGAGATGATAAATTGTTTTTCTCCGATTATAGATAAAGATACCACTCGTGTGGTAGTGGGCACAATGCCTAGTGTGGATTCTCTTCGTTTCAGTGAATATTACGGAAATCCCAGAAATCAGTTCTGGAAGATTCTTTTTTCTGTTTTTGAAGGCAGTCGCGTGCCGTTGAATTACGAAGATAAAGTTGCTACGGCCAGGTGTCATGGTATCGGACTATGGGATATTCTGGCTTCCTGTAAGCGTCAGGGGAGCCTGGACAGTAATATCAAAGAGGAATCATTCAATGATTTTCCGGCTCTGCTTAAAGAGTACCCCAATGTACGGATGCTTATATTCAATGGACAGAATAGTTATAAGTACTTTCTGAAAGCTTATGGACAGTTACCGGGAATAGAATATCGGGTAATGCCTTCCACTAGTCCGGCAAATGCGATGAAGAACTTTGAAACCAAGAGAAAAGAGTGGGAAGATGCCATGTGTTTCGTCTATAAAAAATAA
- a CDS encoding cytochrome d ubiquinol oxidase subunit II — MNTTYILLQQYWWFIISLLGGLLVFLLFVQGGNSLLFSVARTDEQRKMLVNSTGRKWEFTFTTLVTFGGAFFASFPLFYSTSFGGAYWLWMIILFTFILQAVSYEFQSKAGNLLGKKTYQTFLVINGVVGPVLLGGAVATFFTGSNFYINKDNITDQLMPVISSWANGSNGLDALLNIWNVVLGLAVFFLARVLGLLYFTNNIDDDELQPRFRKALLPNAVLFLIFFLAFVVRCLLADGFAVNPHTQQIVMEHYKYLNNFIEMPVVLALFLVGVVLVLFGIGKTIFKGIFKNGIWFAGSGTVLTVLSLFLCAGLNNTAYYPSTADLQSSLTIANSSSSLFTLKTMAFVTILIPFVVAYIFYAWRALDKKKIDLKEMEEEGHSY, encoded by the coding sequence ATGAATACAACATATATATTATTGCAGCAATACTGGTGGTTTATTATTTCTTTGTTGGGAGGATTACTGGTCTTTTTATTGTTTGTTCAGGGAGGAAATTCACTGCTCTTTTCTGTTGCCCGTACCGATGAACAACGCAAGATGCTTGTAAATTCCACCGGACGAAAATGGGAGTTTACCTTTACCACGCTGGTGACCTTTGGAGGAGCCTTCTTTGCTTCGTTTCCTTTGTTCTACAGCACTAGCTTTGGTGGTGCTTACTGGCTGTGGATGATTATTCTTTTCACCTTTATCCTGCAGGCTGTGTCTTATGAATTTCAGTCCAAGGCCGGAAACTTACTCGGTAAAAAGACTTATCAGACTTTTTTGGTGATAAATGGAGTAGTGGGACCGGTTCTTTTGGGCGGAGCCGTAGCTACTTTCTTTACCGGATCTAATTTTTATATAAATAAAGATAATATTACAGACCAACTGATGCCGGTTATTTCTTCCTGGGCCAATGGCTCTAACGGACTGGATGCGCTGCTGAATATATGGAATGTAGTTCTTGGTTTGGCTGTATTCTTCCTTGCCCGTGTGCTTGGTTTGCTTTATTTTACAAATAATATTGATGACGATGAGTTACAACCAAGGTTTCGCAAGGCATTACTGCCTAATGCTGTTTTGTTCCTGATATTCTTCCTTGCTTTTGTGGTGCGTTGTTTACTCGCTGATGGTTTTGCCGTTAATCCACATACCCAGCAGATTGTGATGGAACATTATAAGTATCTGAATAACTTTATTGAAATGCCAGTGGTACTTGCTCTTTTTCTTGTGGGTGTTGTATTAGTACTTTTTGGAATTGGGAAGACTATCTTTAAAGGTATATTTAAAAATGGCATCTGGTTTGCAGGAAGCGGAACTGTTTTAACTGTTCTGTCTCTATTCTTGTGTGCCGGATTGAATAATACCGCTTACTATCCTTCTACAGCTGATCTGCAGAGCTCGCTCACAATTGCCAATAGCAGTTCCAGCCTCTTTACGCTTAAGACAATGGCTTTTGTTACTATCCTAATTCCATTTGTTGTAGCCTATATTTTCTATGCATGGCGAGCACTTGACAAAAAGAAAATTGATTTGAAGGAAATGGAAGAGGAGGGACACTCTTATTGA
- a CDS encoding cytochrome ubiquinol oxidase subunit I produces the protein MLESIDPSLIDWSRAQFALTAMYHWLFVPLTLGLALIMAIMETLYYKTGKEFWKKTAKFWMKLFGINFAIGVATGIILEFEFGTNWSNYSWFVGDIFGAPLAIEGILAFFMESTFIAVIFFGWNKVGKGFHLASTWLTGIGATLSAWWILVANAWMQNPVGMEFNPDTVRNEMMDFFAVAFSPVALSKFLHSVLSGWILGAILVVGISAWFLFKKRDREFAIASMKIGAIVGLASSLLVAWTGDSSAYLVAQTQPMKLAAMEGYYNGQQGAPLEAVGFLNPDKKSYNDNIYPFIVDIKMPKMLSFLATRNLNGYVPGIKNIIDGGYKLKDGTIALPASDKIAMGKTAISALSAYRAAMKAGNRNDAMFCREILKSNIQYLGYGYIKDVNDLIPNVMLTFYAFRIMVILGGYFILFFALVLFMAYKKNLAEMKWMHWVAMITIPLGYIAGQAGWVVAEVGRQPWAIQDMLPISASISKLDVGSVQTTFFIFLLLFTVMLIAEIRIMLREIKKGPEA, from the coding sequence ATGTTAGAAAGTATAGATCCTTCTTTAATTGATTGGTCAAGAGCACAGTTTGCTCTCACTGCAATGTATCACTGGCTTTTTGTTCCGCTTACGCTGGGACTGGCCTTGATTATGGCTATCATGGAAACCTTGTATTATAAGACCGGTAAGGAGTTCTGGAAAAAAACAGCTAAGTTCTGGATGAAGCTGTTTGGTATTAATTTTGCGATTGGAGTAGCAACCGGAATTATCCTGGAATTTGAATTTGGAACCAACTGGAGTAACTACTCTTGGTTTGTAGGCGACATATTCGGAGCTCCGCTGGCAATTGAGGGTATTCTGGCTTTCTTTATGGAATCTACCTTTATCGCTGTTATATTCTTTGGGTGGAACAAAGTAGGAAAGGGTTTTCACCTAGCTTCAACATGGCTTACCGGAATTGGAGCCACTCTTTCTGCCTGGTGGATTCTGGTAGCTAATGCATGGATGCAGAATCCTGTAGGAATGGAATTTAATCCGGATACGGTTCGCAACGAGATGATGGATTTCTTTGCTGTCGCTTTTTCTCCCGTAGCTTTAAGCAAGTTTCTTCACAGTGTACTCTCCGGCTGGATATTGGGAGCAATATTAGTAGTAGGGATAAGTGCATGGTTCTTGTTTAAAAAACGTGATCGTGAATTTGCAATTGCCAGTATGAAGATTGGCGCCATAGTAGGTCTGGCATCTTCTTTACTTGTTGCCTGGACTGGCGATAGTTCTGCTTACCTAGTGGCACAGACACAACCAATGAAACTTGCCGCCATGGAAGGTTATTATAACGGACAGCAAGGTGCTCCTTTAGAGGCGGTAGGCTTTCTTAATCCAGATAAAAAGTCGTATAATGATAATATCTATCCTTTTATTGTTGATATAAAAATGCCCAAAATGCTCTCTTTCCTGGCTACGCGCAATTTGAATGGTTACGTTCCGGGGATTAAGAATATTATCGATGGCGGATATAAATTAAAAGATGGAACAATAGCTCTACCTGCTTCTGATAAGATTGCAATGGGGAAAACCGCTATTTCGGCCTTGTCTGCTTATAGGGCTGCAATGAAAGCGGGAAACAGGAACGATGCAATGTTTTGTCGTGAAATACTAAAGAGCAACATACAATATCTTGGCTATGGATACATAAAGGATGTAAATGATCTGATTCCAAATGTTATGCTGACTTTTTATGCTTTTCGTATCATGGTTATATTAGGAGGCTATTTTATTTTATTCTTTGCCTTGGTTCTATTTATGGCATACAAAAAGAATCTGGCAGAGATGAAATGGATGCACTGGGTTGCTATGATCACAATTCCTTTGGGATACATTGCCGGACAAGCAGGATGGGTGGTTGCTGAAGTGGGCCGCCAGCCATGGGCAATACAGGATATGCTTCCTATATCAGCCTCAATTTCTAAACTTGATGTTGGTTCGGTGCAGACCACTTTCTTTATCTTCTTGCTACTCTTTACAGTTATGTTAATAGCAGAAATCCGTATTATGCTGAGAGAAATAAAAAAAGGTCCGGAGGCCTGA
- a CDS encoding DUF4492 domain-containing protein produces the protein MLKRNIIVRIYYFYVEGFRSMTLGKTLWAIILIKLFIMFFILKLFFFPNFLGKQKTEVQKQDYVGNELINRANPNK, from the coding sequence ATGCTTAAAAGAAATATTATTGTACGCATATATTACTTCTATGTTGAGGGCTTTCGTTCCATGACTTTAGGCAAAACCTTATGGGCGATTATCCTTATCAAGCTTTTTATAATGTTTTTTATTTTGAAGCTATTTTTCTTTCCCAACTTTCTTGGGAAGCAAAAAACGGAAGTGCAAAAACAAGATTATGTAGGAAATGAATTAATAAACAGAGCTAATCCTAATAAATAA
- a CDS encoding TolC family protein has product MILLLLLISHLGWSQEQPKKWDLATCIDYAMKQNIQIKKSKITLQESQEDTKTAKAAMFPSLSFSASQNYVSRPLNNAEGSARNSYNGNYGFNSDLTVYDGGKRTKAIEQSTIQNSIKELSISQAENNIQIALLQDYVQILYAYESVKTNKSTVELSLAQLNRAKELLKAGSKSKSDVAQLESQYSTDKYQLVVAENTLKDYKLQLKQLLELSGDEEMDLELPSLNDGSVIITLPNKMDVYSTALTIMPEIRSSKLTTQSANMDVSIAKSGYMPTVSLTAGIGTSHTTGTDFTFGQQVKNGWNNSLGLSVSVPIFNNRKTKSAVQKAKLQVLDSELSELNEQKTLFKTIETIYLDAVSSQNRFKAAVEKLQSTKTSYELIDEQFNLGMKNTVELLTEKNSLLSAQQEVLQAKYMAILNIQLLKFYQGEQIALKN; this is encoded by the coding sequence ATGATTTTGCTTTTATTGCTCATCTCACACCTAGGGTGGTCTCAGGAACAACCTAAGAAGTGGGACCTGGCAACTTGCATTGATTATGCAATGAAGCAAAACATTCAAATTAAGAAGAGTAAAATTACCCTTCAGGAAAGTCAGGAAGATACTAAAACAGCAAAGGCTGCCATGTTTCCAAGCCTCTCCTTTTCTGCAAGTCAAAATTACGTAAGTCGCCCATTGAACAACGCAGAAGGTTCAGCGCGTAACAGTTACAACGGAAATTATGGTTTTAATTCTGACTTAACTGTTTATGATGGTGGCAAACGCACCAAAGCTATCGAACAATCAACTATACAGAACAGTATAAAGGAATTATCTATTAGTCAGGCTGAAAATAACATTCAGATTGCTCTTTTACAGGACTATGTACAAATCTTATATGCATATGAATCTGTAAAGACCAATAAGAGTACAGTTGAACTTTCGCTAGCTCAGCTTAATCGTGCTAAAGAGTTATTAAAGGCCGGCTCTAAATCAAAAAGTGATGTTGCCCAACTTGAATCTCAGTATAGCACTGATAAGTATCAATTGGTTGTTGCTGAAAACACTTTGAAAGATTACAAGCTACAACTTAAACAGTTACTGGAGCTAAGCGGAGACGAAGAAATGGATCTTGAACTTCCTTCATTAAATGATGGTTCAGTAATAATCACTCTACCTAATAAAATGGATGTATATAGCACAGCTTTAACAATCATGCCCGAAATTAGAAGTAGTAAACTCACTACTCAATCGGCAAATATGGATGTATCAATTGCTAAATCAGGATACATGCCAACAGTAAGTCTTACAGCGGGAATAGGTACCAGTCACACAACAGGAACCGACTTTACTTTTGGGCAGCAAGTAAAAAATGGATGGAATAATTCTCTTGGTCTTTCAGTCAGTGTACCTATCTTCAATAACAGAAAAACAAAGAGTGCTGTTCAGAAAGCAAAACTTCAGGTGCTGGATAGTGAGCTAAGTGAGTTAAATGAGCAAAAGACTCTGTTTAAAACAATCGAAACAATCTATCTCGATGCAGTCTCTTCTCAGAATCGCTTTAAAGCAGCGGTTGAAAAACTCCAATCAACAAAAACCAGCTACGAACTGATAGATGAGCAATTTAACCTTGGAATGAAAAACACTGTGGAATTGCTTACTGAAAAGAATAGCCTGCTAAGTGCGCAACAAGAAGTGTTACAAGCAAAATATATGGCTATTCTCAACATTCAGCTATTGAAGTTCTATCAAGGAGAGCAAATTGCACTGAAAAATTAA
- a CDS encoding efflux RND transporter periplasmic adaptor subunit produces the protein MNKKKKISIASVIGILVIGIATWMLWGPAPQNKVTFETAKVSNGNISNMVTATGTVNAITSVEVGTQVSGIVSKLFVDYNSVVKKGQLLAELDKTVLLTELASKKSSMASCKTEYDYQLKNYNRTKALHAKNLVSDSDYETAYYNYQKAKNSYDISKNDLHKAQTNLGYATITSPIDGVVLSRSVEAGQTVAASFSTPTLFIIANDLKKMKVIANVDEADIGNVKKGQRVSFTVDAYPNDTFEGEVTEVRQEATTTNNVVTYQVVVNAPNPDLKLKPGLTANITIYTLEKNGVLSVPSKALRFNPEELIGAEDKVVKAAGIKVDDTHKILWKREGKTFTAIPVVIGITNGTLTEIVSGISAGQEIIVDATSGQMLGQSKDSAQVAQGDKQKDSETSPFMPKRPGANKTK, from the coding sequence ATGAATAAGAAAAAGAAAATAAGCATTGCATCTGTTATTGGTATCCTTGTTATAGGAATTGCCACATGGATGCTATGGGGACCTGCTCCTCAAAATAAAGTTACCTTTGAAACAGCAAAAGTTTCAAACGGGAACATCAGCAACATGGTTACAGCTACAGGAACAGTCAATGCAATTACTTCGGTTGAGGTTGGTACTCAGGTTTCAGGTATTGTAAGCAAACTATTTGTTGATTATAACTCGGTAGTAAAAAAAGGTCAGCTTCTTGCAGAATTGGATAAAACTGTATTGCTCACAGAACTTGCTTCAAAGAAAAGCAGCATGGCTTCGTGTAAAACGGAATATGATTATCAACTGAAAAACTATAATCGTACAAAAGCACTCCATGCAAAAAACTTAGTTAGCGACAGTGATTATGAAACGGCTTATTACAATTATCAAAAAGCAAAAAATTCGTATGATATAAGTAAGAATGATCTGCACAAAGCTCAGACAAACCTAGGATATGCCACAATTACCTCTCCTATTGACGGAGTGGTCCTTTCCCGTTCGGTAGAGGCTGGGCAAACAGTTGCCGCAAGCTTTAGCACACCAACTCTTTTTATCATTGCCAATGACCTGAAGAAAATGAAAGTTATTGCTAATGTAGACGAAGCTGATATAGGTAATGTAAAAAAGGGACAACGCGTAAGCTTTACTGTTGACGCCTATCCTAATGACACATTTGAAGGTGAAGTTACAGAGGTTCGTCAGGAAGCAACTACCACAAACAATGTAGTTACTTATCAGGTAGTGGTTAATGCACCAAATCCTGACCTGAAACTTAAACCAGGACTCACAGCCAATATCACAATTTATACATTGGAGAAGAATGGTGTGCTGAGCGTACCATCAAAAGCCTTGCGCTTTAACCCTGAGGAATTAATTGGAGCAGAAGATAAAGTAGTCAAAGCAGCAGGAATCAAGGTGGACGACACTCACAAAATCTTGTGGAAACGAGAAGGCAAAACATTCACAGCAATACCTGTAGTAATCGGAATAACGAATGGTACTCTGACTGAAATCGTATCAGGCATTTCAGCTGGACAAGAGATTATTGTAGACGCTACATCAGGACAAATGCTCGGACAAAGCAAGGATTCGGCTCAAGTTGCTCAGGGAGATAAACAAAAAGACAGCGAAACGTCTCCATTCATGCCAAAACGCCCGGGAGCAAATAAAACAAAATAG
- a CDS encoding ABC transporter ATP-binding protein, which produces MTSKSIINLTNIKRQFIVGEETVHALRGVSFSICEGEFVTIMGTSGSGKSTLLNLLGCLDTPTSGEYYLDGVKVRDMEKAERAILRNRKIGFVFQSYNLLPKTTAIENVELPLMYNASISATKRKEKAIEALIKVGLGDRLMHKSNQMSGGQMQRVAIARALVNDPVIILADEATGNLDTRTSFDILVLFQQLHAAGRTIIFVTHNPEIAQYCSRNIILRDGRVVEDKINEHILSAKEALDALPIEKE; this is translated from the coding sequence ATGACCAGCAAATCAATTATAAACCTAACCAACATCAAGCGACAATTCATTGTCGGAGAGGAAACGGTACATGCCCTACGGGGCGTGTCGTTTTCCATCTGCGAAGGTGAGTTCGTTACCATCATGGGAACCAGCGGCTCCGGTAAGTCTACACTTCTGAATCTATTGGGTTGTCTTGATACTCCCACATCAGGAGAATATTACCTGGATGGAGTAAAAGTGCGTGATATGGAAAAGGCTGAACGGGCTATACTACGTAATCGCAAGATTGGTTTTGTATTTCAAAGCTATAATCTGCTCCCCAAAACAACTGCCATAGAAAACGTAGAATTACCATTGATGTATAATGCAAGTATATCGGCAACCAAAAGAAAAGAGAAAGCCATAGAGGCTCTTATCAAAGTAGGACTAGGCGACCGGCTAATGCACAAAAGCAATCAGATGTCCGGTGGACAGATGCAGAGAGTAGCCATTGCCCGTGCACTGGTAAACGATCCGGTGATTATCCTTGCTGATGAAGCTACCGGTAATCTGGACACACGCACATCATTCGATATTTTAGTACTTTTCCAGCAACTTCACGCAGCAGGAAGAACTATTATTTTCGTTACTCATAATCCTGAAATTGCACAATATTGCAGCCGTAACATTATTTTAAGAGACGGTCGTGTTGTGGAGGATAAGATAAATGAGCATATATTATCTGCCAAAGAAGCCCTGGATGCTTTGCCCATTGAAAAAGAATAA
- a CDS encoding ABC transporter permease — MNGTNLFKIALRALDNNKFRTFLTMLGIIIGVASVITMLAIGQGSKKSIQSQISEMGSNMIMIHPGNMESGGVRMGASDMETLKLEDYKSLRDNNKYLAAVSPVVNSCGQLIYGTNNYPSSIYGVSPEYLNIRQLSVESGESFSDQDVIASAKVCLIGKTIVDNLFTGGEDPVGKVIRFNKIPFKVIGVLKSKGYNSMGQDQDAVVLSPYTTIQKRILAITHLQEIYCSALTEDMTDKATDEITTTLRHNHKLKDADKDDFDVRSQQELSTMLSSTTDLMTILLACIAGISLLVGGIGIMNIMYVSVTERTREIGLRMSVGARGIDILSQFLIEAILISITGGIIGVILGVGASFGVKLIAKWPIYIQPWSVFLSFGVCSITGVFFGWYPAKKAADLDPIEAIRYE; from the coding sequence ATGAACGGAACAAATTTATTTAAGATAGCACTTAGGGCTCTGGACAATAATAAGTTCAGAACGTTCCTTACCATGCTTGGAATTATTATAGGTGTGGCATCAGTTATCACCATGCTTGCCATCGGACAAGGCTCAAAAAAAAGTATTCAGAGCCAGATTTCCGAGATGGGAAGTAACATGATAATGATTCATCCGGGAAATATGGAAAGCGGAGGGGTACGTATGGGAGCAAGTGATATGGAAACACTGAAGCTTGAAGATTACAAATCCTTGCGCGACAACAATAAATACCTTGCCGCCGTTTCTCCTGTGGTGAATAGCTGCGGGCAACTTATTTATGGAACCAATAACTATCCAAGTTCCATTTACGGTGTTTCTCCGGAATACCTGAACATTCGTCAGTTATCAGTAGAGAGTGGAGAAAGCTTTTCCGATCAGGATGTAATTGCTTCTGCAAAAGTATGCCTGATAGGAAAAACAATTGTGGATAATCTATTTACCGGAGGAGAAGACCCGGTAGGAAAAGTAATCCGTTTCAATAAGATTCCGTTTAAAGTGATCGGAGTCTTGAAAAGTAAAGGATACAACAGTATGGGACAGGATCAGGATGCCGTAGTACTGTCTCCATATACCACCATTCAAAAAAGAATATTGGCCATAACACACTTACAGGAGATTTATTGTTCGGCCCTAACCGAAGACATGACAGACAAAGCAACAGACGAAATTACAACAACACTCCGTCACAATCACAAACTCAAAGATGCAGACAAAGACGATTTTGATGTCCGCAGTCAGCAGGAACTCAGCACTATGCTGAGTTCCACCACTGACCTTATGACAATTCTTTTAGCCTGTATAGCTGGAATTTCATTACTTGTAGGAGGTATTGGTATTATGAACATTATGTACGTCAGCGTTACAGAGCGCACCCGTGAAATTGGTTTACGAATGAGCGTTGGCGCCAGAGGCATAGATATTCTGAGCCAGTTCCTTATTGAAGCTATTCTAATAAGTATCACCGGGGGTATTATTGGTGTAATACTTGGCGTTGGAGCCTCATTTGGAGTAAAACTCATTGCTAAATGGCCTATTTATATTCAACCATGGAGTGTATTCCTCTCCTTTGGAGTTTGTTCTATCACAGGAGTCTTTTTTGGTTGGTATCCGGCAAAGAAAGCCGCTGACCTTGATCCGATTGAAGCTATACGGTATGAATAA